The following coding sequences lie in one Microvirga sp. 17 mud 1-3 genomic window:
- a CDS encoding FAD-binding oxidoreductase, whose translation MNAPHPFLRTKPDQAALVPLLAELTGRLGDRVVTSEAVRQQHGHSLTWAPNQPPDAVVYPQTTEEVSEIVRLCLRYNVPLIPFGAGTSLEGHINAPYGGVCIDMSLMKRIIAVHEEDLDCVVEAGVTRKELNEHLRDKGLFFPIDPGADASIGGMVATRASGTNAVRYGTMKDAVLSLTVVMPDGEVVRTASRAKKSSAGYDLTRFFVGSEGTLGIVTEITLKLHGIPEAISAGICPFPDVKSACDAVIMTIQSGIPIARIELLDELQVRAVNAYSKLTLPESPLLLLEFHGSTAGVQEQAERFGDIATEFGGGPFEWATKPEERSRLWQARHDSYWAARGLRPGAQSVATDVCVPISRLAECVDETKRDIAESGLIAPIVGHVGDGNFHVQPLVNMDDPAEIEACEAFVDRLVRRALAMEGTCTGEHGVGQKKIKYLQIEHGPAALALMRALKQAVDPHNILNPGKIVAF comes from the coding sequence ATGAACGCGCCCCACCCGTTCCTCCGTACGAAACCGGACCAAGCCGCCCTTGTTCCTCTGCTCGCCGAACTCACGGGCCGCCTCGGCGACCGGGTCGTTACCTCCGAGGCCGTGCGGCAGCAGCATGGCCATTCGCTGACCTGGGCTCCGAACCAGCCGCCGGACGCGGTGGTTTATCCGCAAACGACCGAGGAAGTCTCCGAGATCGTCAGGCTCTGCCTCCGATACAATGTCCCGCTCATTCCCTTCGGGGCGGGTACGTCCCTCGAGGGGCACATCAACGCGCCCTATGGGGGCGTGTGCATCGATATGAGCCTCATGAAGCGCATCATTGCGGTCCATGAAGAGGATCTCGACTGCGTGGTCGAGGCGGGCGTCACCCGCAAGGAGCTGAACGAGCACCTGCGGGACAAGGGGCTGTTCTTCCCCATCGATCCGGGTGCCGACGCCTCCATCGGCGGCATGGTGGCGACACGGGCCTCCGGCACCAACGCAGTCCGCTACGGCACCATGAAGGACGCAGTCCTGTCTCTCACGGTGGTCATGCCGGACGGCGAGGTGGTCCGGACCGCGAGCCGGGCCAAGAAGAGCTCTGCCGGCTACGACCTGACGCGCTTCTTCGTCGGTTCGGAGGGCACCCTCGGAATCGTTACCGAGATCACCCTGAAGCTGCATGGTATCCCCGAGGCGATTTCCGCCGGGATCTGCCCATTTCCCGATGTGAAGTCCGCGTGCGATGCGGTCATCATGACGATCCAATCGGGCATCCCGATCGCCCGCATCGAACTTCTCGACGAGCTTCAGGTGAGGGCTGTCAACGCCTATTCCAAGCTCACCCTGCCCGAGAGCCCGCTGCTTCTCCTCGAATTTCACGGCTCTACGGCCGGCGTGCAGGAGCAGGCGGAGCGTTTCGGCGACATCGCGACCGAGTTCGGCGGCGGCCCGTTCGAATGGGCCACGAAGCCTGAGGAGCGCTCGCGCCTGTGGCAGGCCCGGCATGATTCCTATTGGGCGGCGCGGGGCCTGCGGCCGGGAGCGCAGTCGGTCGCGACCGATGTGTGCGTGCCGATCTCGCGCCTGGCGGAGTGCGTGGACGAGACCAAGCGCGACATCGCCGAGAGCGGGCTTATCGCCCCCATCGTCGGCCATGTGGGAGACGGCAATTTCCACGTCCAGCCGCTCGTCAACATGGACGACCCGGCTGAGATAGAGGCCTGCGAGGCTTTCGTGGACCGGCTCGTGCGGCGGGCGCTCGCCATGGAGGGCACCTGCACGGGCGAGCACGGGGTCGGCCAGAAGAAGATCAAATACCTCCAGATCGAGCACGGACCCGCGGCGCTTGCTCTCATGCGTGCCTTGAAACAGGCGGTCGACCCGCACAACATATTGAATCCGGGAAAGATTGTTGCGTTTTGA
- a CDS encoding AsmA family protein, with the protein MRDILTIIASIVILILAVAVAAPPFVDWEAHRDSIDHLISRASGTEAHTEGRIGVRLLPSPRLRFDRLRLGGKTPDSPSLTADFVWAEIALTPLLRGEIRFTETRIGRADIRVPVAPDGSWRLPQDLTAGSARSREWAIDSLKVAQLLVTTQTPTTGRTDQAYAENVSIEGQKLVGPWRVEGTTAGVPFRLVTGELTSDKTVQVRLSGGGDIYPRFDLDAKLALEGEAPGEASPSLAGKAKILFGPPAQVAAAGIPIPIAIETDFKAGAGQVVLDPVSLEAGEGGASLRMAGQGKVQLNDPRISLKLEGRRLDADSFILSSNGQDFKSRLATWSIPHISIPLDLDLKIDSIGLAQEELSNAVMRLSVDRGRAKVERIDFQAPGDTRVAMEGTVGLTIEGGADGKVALASNQSDRFARYLDRLGLRSPFLKALDGRPLEMSSDVAYSNPVLSFNRMRVKTGDAVLTGNLRYTAPEGDGRGKLEAQVGIQNLNLDQLPRVSSVFEATQNLDVGFILEARNVRAGNSPEAGRITARILSDGPALLVESLEIADLASANARVSGRIAPDGSGRIAGKVTAQRAAPLVDLLGSVWIGGISKLVPYFLREGDLNLDIVTERVAPPPNSTELRLRTTAKGTAAGGTFLGSVDSLDGRTENLDVTLVTDNTGRWVNRPAAPALKRPSQVTLRGTRVGSGQFNVTVAGDVGGVSITTKRPFTLSADDDVVDSGEAEIAAGDIAPFLQLLGDGSGVASPVPTQARITLGRERDASLVTVTGQVANSNVQARLAVRSRSDITGDVSLDRLSLPWLVTTMALNTPPSPDANALWSTARFGQSARLVSGGQVAFKVASLDLGRGLQATRAGFTVEATADGVSIRNLDAMLGTGKLTGSTTITRQGALASVVGDGTIADVPLSALAGATPFDARVSGSLKFGTAADTMAGLVSNLGGAGEWRIVNLRIPDVDPSAFDRALKRLLADADPLTEGRAEMALAAELSRSALSVPAVTTSAALVAGSLRLSPFVVQNAAASWQGAVTYDLKSLAFEARGTLAARTAPQGWVGAPPSIGLTWRGSLAAPVREIDAGPFRNGLAAIVLKRELEKIEAFEKAQAERQRQIQAQQEAERRAKAAAEEAARQAKAREEADRARIEAERIQSQQRSDPNAALPPPDDQVPFTMPPLTPPLELAPPPAINSRPGG; encoded by the coding sequence TTGCGCGACATCCTGACGATTATCGCATCGATCGTGATTCTCATTCTGGCGGTGGCCGTTGCCGCCCCTCCGTTCGTGGATTGGGAGGCGCACCGGGACTCCATCGATCACCTGATCTCGCGCGCCTCGGGAACTGAAGCTCATACGGAGGGCCGCATCGGCGTGCGCCTCCTGCCGTCGCCGCGCCTGCGCTTCGACCGCCTGCGGCTCGGCGGCAAGACGCCGGATTCTCCGTCCCTGACGGCGGATTTCGTCTGGGCCGAGATCGCGCTGACGCCGCTGCTGCGTGGCGAGATCCGCTTCACCGAGACCCGGATCGGCCGCGCCGACATCCGCGTCCCGGTGGCGCCGGACGGGAGTTGGCGCCTGCCGCAGGACCTGACCGCCGGCAGCGCCCGCAGTCGGGAATGGGCCATCGACAGCCTGAAGGTCGCCCAACTCCTGGTGACGACGCAGACGCCCACCACCGGCCGCACGGACCAGGCCTATGCGGAGAACGTTTCCATCGAGGGGCAGAAGCTCGTCGGGCCCTGGAGGGTCGAGGGCACCACGGCGGGAGTGCCGTTCCGGCTCGTGACGGGAGAGCTGACATCTGACAAGACCGTCCAGGTCCGGCTGTCCGGCGGTGGCGATATCTATCCGCGCTTCGACCTCGACGCGAAGCTCGCCCTGGAGGGGGAGGCGCCCGGAGAGGCGAGCCCGTCCCTTGCCGGCAAGGCCAAGATCCTCTTCGGTCCGCCGGCCCAGGTGGCGGCAGCGGGCATTCCGATCCCGATCGCCATCGAGACGGATTTCAAGGCCGGCGCCGGGCAGGTGGTTCTCGACCCCGTGAGCCTCGAAGCCGGGGAGGGGGGCGCCAGCCTGCGCATGGCAGGTCAGGGAAAGGTGCAGCTCAACGATCCCCGGATCTCCCTGAAGCTCGAAGGTCGCCGGCTCGACGCGGACAGCTTCATCCTGTCCTCCAACGGGCAGGACTTCAAAAGCCGCCTCGCGACATGGTCCATCCCGCATATCTCCATCCCGCTCGACCTCGACCTGAAGATCGACAGCATCGGCCTCGCGCAGGAGGAGCTCTCCAACGCGGTCATGCGCCTGTCCGTCGACCGGGGCCGCGCCAAGGTTGAGCGGATCGACTTCCAGGCGCCGGGCGACACCCGCGTCGCCATGGAAGGAACGGTCGGGCTCACCATCGAGGGCGGGGCGGACGGGAAGGTGGCGCTCGCGTCGAACCAGTCGGACCGGTTCGCCCGCTATCTCGACCGTCTGGGCCTTCGCTCGCCCTTCCTCAAGGCCCTCGACGGGCGGCCTCTCGAGATGTCCTCCGACGTCGCGTATTCCAACCCGGTCCTGTCCTTCAACAGGATGCGGGTGAAGACCGGCGACGCCGTCCTGACCGGCAACCTGCGCTACACGGCTCCGGAGGGAGACGGGCGCGGCAAGCTGGAAGCGCAGGTCGGAATCCAGAATCTCAACCTCGATCAATTGCCCCGCGTGTCGAGCGTGTTCGAGGCGACGCAGAACCTCGATGTCGGCTTCATCCTGGAAGCGCGCAACGTTCGTGCGGGCAACAGTCCCGAGGCCGGCCGGATCACGGCGCGCATCCTGTCCGACGGGCCCGCGCTCCTGGTCGAGTCCCTCGAAATTGCAGATCTCGCGAGCGCCAATGCCCGCGTCAGCGGACGCATCGCGCCGGACGGCTCGGGGCGCATTGCCGGAAAGGTTACGGCGCAGCGCGCAGCGCCGCTGGTGGACCTTCTCGGCAGCGTCTGGATCGGCGGCATTTCCAAGCTCGTGCCGTATTTCCTCCGGGAGGGCGACCTCAACCTCGACATCGTGACCGAGCGCGTAGCGCCGCCACCGAATTCGACGGAACTGCGCCTGCGCACCACCGCGAAGGGCACGGCAGCCGGCGGCACTTTCCTGGGGTCGGTGGATTCCCTCGACGGGCGCACCGAGAACCTGGACGTCACGCTCGTGACGGACAATACGGGACGATGGGTGAACCGCCCCGCCGCTCCGGCCCTGAAGCGGCCTTCGCAGGTGACCCTGCGCGGCACGCGGGTCGGCTCCGGGCAGTTCAACGTCACTGTGGCAGGCGACGTAGGCGGCGTGAGCATCACCACCAAACGCCCCTTCACCCTGAGCGCCGACGACGATGTGGTCGATAGCGGCGAGGCCGAGATTGCGGCCGGCGATATCGCGCCGTTCCTGCAACTGCTCGGCGACGGCTCAGGTGTCGCGTCTCCGGTGCCGACCCAGGCGCGGATCACCCTGGGGCGGGAGCGGGATGCCTCGCTCGTCACGGTCACCGGGCAGGTGGCCAACAGCAACGTTCAGGCGCGGCTCGCGGTGCGCTCCCGCTCAGACATCACCGGCGACGTCTCCCTCGACCGCCTGTCCCTGCCATGGCTCGTGACGACCATGGCCCTCAACACGCCTCCGAGCCCCGATGCCAACGCCCTCTGGTCGACCGCCCGCTTCGGCCAGAGCGCCCGCCTCGTCAGCGGCGGTCAGGTCGCCTTCAAGGTCGCCAGCCTGGACCTCGGGCGCGGCCTGCAGGCGACCCGTGCGGGCTTTACGGTCGAGGCGACGGCGGATGGTGTCTCGATCCGCAATCTCGACGCCATGCTCGGAACCGGAAAGCTCACCGGCTCCACCACGATCACCCGGCAGGGCGCCCTTGCGTCCGTGGTGGGCGATGGGACGATTGCGGATGTTCCGCTCTCGGCCCTCGCGGGAGCCACTCCCTTCGATGCGCGCGTCTCGGGCAGCCTGAAGTTCGGGACGGCGGCCGATACCATGGCCGGGCTGGTGTCCAATCTCGGCGGTGCCGGAGAGTGGCGGATCGTCAACCTGCGCATTCCGGACGTCGATCCTTCTGCCTTCGACCGGGCCCTCAAGCGCCTGCTCGCGGATGCGGACCCCTTGACCGAGGGCAGGGCCGAGATGGCGCTCGCGGCGGAACTGAGCCGCTCCGCACTCTCGGTCCCGGCCGTGACGACCTCCGCGGCCCTGGTCGCCGGGTCCCTGCGCCTGTCGCCCTTCGTGGTCCAGAACGCCGCTGCTTCCTGGCAGGGCGCCGTCACCTACGATCTCAAGTCCCTGGCCTTCGAAGCCCGTGGCACGCTGGCTGCCAGGACGGCGCCGCAGGGCTGGGTCGGCGCACCGCCCTCCATCGGGCTGACCTGGCGCGGCTCGCTGGCGGCGCCCGTGCGGGAAATCGACGCCGGACCGTTCCGCAACGGCCTTGCGGCCATCGTGCTGAAGCGCGAGCTGGAAAAGATCGAGGCGTTCGAGAAAGCGCAGGCTGAGCGGCAGCGCCAGATCCAGGCCCAGCAGGAGGCGGAGCGTCGGGCCAAAGCCGCGGCCGAGGAGGCTGCCCGCCAGGCGAAGGCCCGCGAGGAGGCGGATCGTGCCCGGATCGAGGCGGAGCGGATCCAGTCGCAGCAGCGGAGCGACCCGAACGCGGCCCTGCCGCCTCCGGACGATCAGGTGCCGTTCACCATGCCGCCCCTGACCCCGCCGCTGGAACTTGCCCCACC